DNA from Geobacillus vulcani PSS1:
TATTTTTTTGGCTCATGATTTGCGCTGCTTCTTGCACCGTTTGGTTCGGCGAAATCGTTGCGACGTTTTTCGTCATAATGTCCTGCACTTTGTTTCCGCTGTTGTTCGTCAATGTGATCCTCCCCTTTCACCGATTAGTATGGCTCGTTTGTTGAGCGATATAGATAGAAAATGTTGTTTTCTTTCCTGCCCTTTGCCGGTTATGAATGGACGCGCCGTTTCCCATCCCTTATAATGAAGCTGAACAGTGTAAGATCGGGCAACGGTGTCTGCAACGGAAGAAGGGGAGAAGAATGGAACAAGAAAAACGCGCGGAACACTTGCTTTTGGCCGCATGGGCGACTGCGCTCATCGCCACCCTCGGAAGCCTTTATTTTTCGGAGGTGCTTGGGTACATTCCGTGCGACCTGTGCTGGTTTCAACGCATTTTTATGTATCCGCAAGTCATCATTTTAGGAATCGCCATCGTGTGCAAAGACGCTGCGGCAGCTCGTTATAGCTTCACACTGTCATTGATTGGCGGGGGCATTTCCTTGTATCATTATGGACTGCAAAAAATCCCGCTTCTTCAAGAATACGCCATCAGCTGCGGCCGCATTCCGTGCACAGGGCAATATATCAACTGGCTTGGGTTTATCACCATTCCATTCTTGGCGCTAACTGCCTTTATGATCATTATGTTGCTAAGTTGGACCATCATGCGCCAACAAAGAAAGGGGAGCGAACATTGAAAAAATTGCTCACATTTGGCGGCATCATCATCGCCCTATTTGCCGCCATCGCCTTTGTTACCTCCTATGAGCAAAACGAAGCAGCAAAAGGAAACCCTTACCATAAAAACAAGCTGCATCCGGCCACCATTGCCCAACTTGACGACCCGAACTACCGCAACATTATTTTGCCCGCGGAGTTGAAACAACAGCTGGCTGAGAAAAAGACGCTCACCGTTTACTTTTACAGCCCGACATGTCCACACTGCCAGCGGACAACGCCGATCGTCGTGCCGCTAGCAAAGGAGCTCGGCATCGATTTAAAGCTGTTCAACTTGCTTGAATTCGAAGACGGATGGGATGCATACCATATTGAAGCCACCCCGACCATCGTCTATTACGAAAACGGAAAAGAGAGGAAACGCATCGAAGGATATCATGATGAACAAGCGTTCCGAAACTGGTTTTCCTCATTGCACAGTGACAAGTGAAGTGGGATAAAAGCGAGCATTTTTATATTGAATGCTTCTGAAAAAATGGTAGCCTGCAATCTGGAACCGTCAAACAAGGGACAGCAAAGCTCTACAAAAAGAGAAAGAAATGGTATTTCGCCATCACCATCACGTTTGAAGTGGAACCGCGACACGAAACCAGGGTGATGGGTGTTGACTTGGGACTTCGCTATATTGCCGTTGCCAGCGTAGGAACGAAATCGTTGTTTTTCAAAGGGAATCAATGCGCCTTCATTCGCCGACGATATGCGGCTCTGCGGCGAACATTGGGTAAAGCCAAGAAGCTCCAGATGATTCGCAAAATCGGCCATAAAGAATCCCGCTGGATGAAGGATGTGAACCACAAAATCAGCTGTCAAATTGTCTATTTTGCCCTCGCCAACGGTGTTGGCGTGATTCGGATGGAAGAGTTGACGGGGATTCGAAAGCGGGCAACATCGGCCAAAGAAGCCGGTCGAAGCCTTCATTCATGGGTGTTTCATCAACTGCAAACGATGATTGCCTACAAAGCCGAAATGGTCGGCATCCGGGTGGAATGGGTGAATCCGACCTACACAACTCAAACATGCCGATGCGGGCATCGAGAGAAAGCGAACCGAAACGGCATCCGCTTCCGATGCCAAAAGTGCGGATACACCCTCCACGCCGACTTGAATGGCGCGATCAACATCGCCAAAGCGATTTCAGGCTTCGCCGCCTAACCTAGCCCACTGGTCGCAGGTGCGCCGCCCATTGGGGTACATCCTAACCCGATGGGACGGGGTGATGACACACCCCCGAACTTGGGCGTTGTCCGAACCAGAAATGGATGAGGGCGTTAACGACCCAAGAATCCCACACCTTTAGGCGTGCGGATTGTCAAATCACCCATTGGCTCGTCGCAGGCGCATACACGCTGCACGGCCAAAGCCGCCTGCAAGTGAATTGCTTGGCATGAAAAGGAAAGGCAATGCCATGGCGAGCCAAAATCTTTTGATTGCGAACAAACAGCCATTCATACTGTTCCAAATCCCCATGCTCCCCGATATATTCGATGACGGTAATGAGCGACTGCAACGCCGAAATGATTTGGAAAGCCTCTTTCATCGTTCCATTATATTTAACGTGTTCGTGGTCCAGCGAAAGAATGCCCCATTCCTCAAATTGACGGATTTGTTCATCATCGAAGTAATACGGAAACACATCGGTATAAAAGTAGTTGAGCAAATACTGCATGTAATGCTCTTGCTCTGGAGTCGCCGCATACATCATTTTCAACGTCCATACCACCTTTTCTCGCCGCAATGCTTGCGTTCTCCATCAGTAAGACGATACTATGAGTGTACCATATCTCGCGCAAGGATAGGGGTAGAAAGTGTTTCCACAGCTAACAAACAATTGGGAGTGTGACAACTTTTGTGGACAAGAAAAGGCGATTGGCTGGAATGCATCATCCCTAGCTGGTGGAGCGGTTTGACGATTGAACAGCTCCTGAAAGACGTATGGGCCGCCTCGAAAAAGCTCGCCCACCGTTGGCGGATGGAACACGGCGTCAAACTGAACGGCCAGGCTGTTCCCTGGAAGACGGTGCTCAACGAACGCGACCGGCTTCAGCTTTACGCATATGAGCCGGAGCCGTCGTTCATCGTTCCAGAATATCGGGAGCTTTCGATTTTATGGGAGGACGACCATCTGCTCGTCTTGAACAAAGAAGCCGGCATCGACATTCATCCGTCCGAACCGGGGCAAACCGGCACGCTCGCCAATGCGGTCGCGTTTTATTTGCAGTCGCAGGCAATTTTAACAAAAGTGCGCCACATTCACCGACTTGACCACGACACGTCGGGAGCGATTTTATTTGCCAAACACCCGCTCGCCGGTGCGACGCTCGATCGGATGCTCGCCCACCGCGCCATCAAGCGGACGTACGTCGCCCTTGTGCACGGTCGTTTGTCCCCGAAATCAGGAACCATTTCCGCGCCAATCGGCCGTGACCGCCACCATCCAACGCGCCGTCGCGTCTCGAAAACGGGGGCAAAAGCGGTGACACACTATCGCGTCATCAAAACATTCTCGTCAACATCGCTTGTCGAGCTTTCTCTCGAGACCGGACGGACGCACCAAATCCGCGTCCATTTGGCCCATCTCGGCCATCCACTCGTCGGCGATGTGCTTTATGGCGGCAAACCAGTGTTTCACCGCCATGCGCTTCATGCCGCTAAGCTAACGTTCCGCCATCCGTTTACAAACGAAGAGGTCATTTGCCTCGCGCCAACAAGCGATTTTCCCACCGACCTTTCGCGCATTTACCATTGATCTCCTCCGCCCTCCTTCGATGGGGGAGGAGATTTCTCGCCCAAAAGAGAAAAGGCAGACATCCCTGTCTGCCTTACAAACGCAATCCCTCCTCTTCGACGCCTGCCGCCTCCTCCTCTTTACTGAGCTCTTTTTTTGCCACTTCCAGCGATTTCACATGATGGCCGTCCATTTCCTTCACCGTAAACAAGTAGCCATCGATTTCTACACTCTCGCCTGGTTTGATATCATAATGCTTCGTTAAAATCCAGCCGCCGATTGTATCGACGTCATCATCATCAATGTCCAGCCCAAGCAAGTCATTCACTTCGCTGATCAGCACTTTGCCATCCAAGACAAATCGATCATCGTCCATTTTTTGAATCAGCGGCGTTTCATCAATATCAAACTCATCTTGGATTTCGCCAACGATCTCTTCCAAAATGTCCTCAACTGTAACCAGTCCAGACGTGCCGCCGTATTCATCAACCAAAATCGCCATATGGATGCGTTCTTTTTGCATTTTGACCAACAAATCGTGAATGGCGATCGATTCAATCACTTGAATGATTGGGCGGATATAGTCTTTCATTTGCTTTTCGTTGGACGGATTGGCGATAAAGTCCGTAAACACCTCTTTGACGTTGATGAGTCCAAGCACATGGTCTTTATCACCGTCAATGACCGGATAGCGCGTATACTTTTCTTCGCGAATGATGTCCATGTTTTCCTTGACGCTTTTGTTAATATCGAGCGCCACAATTTCTTTGCGCGGCACCATAATTTCTTTCGCTATGCGGTCGTCAAAACGAAAAATGTTATTGACATAGCGGTACTCTGACTGATTGATCTCCCCGCTCTTGTAGCTTTCCGATAAAATTAGGCGCAACTCCTCCTCAGAGTGGGCGATTTCATGCTCCGAAACCGGCCTGAGGCCAAACAGGCGCGTCACAAGCCGCGCAGAGTTGTTGAGTGTCCAAATGAACGGATACATGATTTTGTAAAACCAGATGAGCGGCTGAGCCGTAAACAGCGTAATCGCTTCCGCCTTATGAATGGCAAACGTCTTTGGCGCTAATTCACCGACGACGACATGCAAAAAGGTGATGAGCGAAAACGAAATGATAAACGCTAAAAAATGGGAGACGGATTCCGACAAATGGAGGCGTTCAAACAGCGGCAGCAACATCCGCGCCACCGTCGGCTCCCCAAGCCAGCCAAGGCCAAGCGAAGTGAGCGTAATGCCCAGCTGGTTCGCCGATAAATAGCCGTCCAAATTCGAAATCACTTTTTTCGCCGCGACCGCCCGTCGATTCCCTTCATTGACAAGCTGATCGATGCGCGAGCTGCGCACTTTGACGATCGCAAATTCCGAAGCGACAAAAAAGGCGGTGCAAGCGATGAGAAACGCCACCAACAGCAAACTGGCTATATCCAATTCGTCTCCGAGCGCGGATGAAGCGCCCAGGTTACACCTCCTGCACACAAAAGTTTCCATTGCAGCTGATAGACGATGATGCCGCTGGGCTGTCTTAGACAGCCCAATATGTTACGATTCCTCATTATTGTTCCCTTGGGTAAAAATGAGCACATATTTCAGCAGTTCAAACACGGCGATCAACGTTGCCGCAACGTATGTCAGCGCCGCCGCGCCAAGCACTTTGTTCACGCCGCGCGTTTCGTTTGGAGCGATGATCCCTTCAGCGAGCATAAATCGTTTCGCCCGCGCGCTCGCATTAAACTCGACCGGCAACGTAATGACTTGGAACGCCACCGCCAGCGAGAAAAACAAAATGCCGAGACCGATCAATGAAAATTGATGGAGCAAAAACCCAACCAGCAGCAAAAACGGAGCCACGCCGGAAGCCAAGTTCACAACGGGAAACATCCGGTGGCGAAGGACGAGTGCAGCGTAGCCTTGCTGGTGTTGAACAGCGTGGCCGACCTCATGAGCGGCAACAGAAATAGAAGCGATCGAACGCCCATAAAAGACCGGCTCCGACAAACGGACCGTTCGGGAAATCGGATCGTAATGGTCCGAAAGCCGCCCTGGCACGACCTCCACCGGCACATGGTGCAACCCGTGACGGTCTAAAATCATGCGCGCCACTTCCGCCCCCGTCAATCCCGATGAGGCTGGAACTTCAGACCAGGCATTGAAATTGCTTGATACCTTCCACTGCGCCCAAAGCGAGATCAAGAAGGCGATAAAAATGAAAATATCCATCGGATGGAATAGCATGGCAGCACCCTCCGTTTTTTCGTTTGTCAAATGTGTATACTATTATTTATTGTACTTGCCCGCTATTTCATACGTCAAACGGCCCGCTCCGGTTTCAAAAAAAAGAGCGCCTGCATCGAGGCGCTATTTAGCTGATGGGGACATCAAAAATTGAAATTGTCTGGGTCAGGACCGACCCGTTTGTTCAAGTTCAACGCGTCGATCTGTTTCATTTCTTCATCGGTCAGCGAGAAATCAAAAAGATCAGCGTTTTCTTTGATCCGCGCCGGCGTCACCGACTTTGGAATCGTGACAACGCGGTGCTGCAAGTCCCAACGCAGCACAACCTGCGCCGGCGTTTTTCCGTATTTGCGCCCGATGTCAACGATCGTCGGCTCGTTTAAAATTTCCCCGCGCATGAGCGGTGACCATGCTTCAAGCTGGATGCCGTTTTCTTGGCAAAACGCATGCAGCTCTTTTTGCGTCAGGCGCGGATGGTACTCGACCTGGTTGACCATCGGCTTGATTTCACAATCGGCCAGTACATCTTGCAAATGATGGATTTGAAAATTGCTTACGCCAATTGCGCGCACATACCCGTCTTTATATAGCTTTTCAAGCGCCTTGTACGTCTCTTTATATTTCCCTTTCACCGGCCAATGAACTAAATACAAGTCGACGTAATCAAAACCGAGCTTTTTCAAGCTTTTGTCAAACGCCTTTAGCGTCGTTTCATATCCCTGATCGGTGTTCCACACTTTCGTCGTCACAAACACTTGCTCACGTGGAATGCCGGATTCGCGGATCGCTTGACCGACCCCTTCTTCGTTTTCATAAAAAGCGGCTGTATCGACATGGCGGTAGCCAACCTCGAGCGCGGTGCGCACCGCGCTTCTTACTTCCTCCCCTTCTTTGACTTTATAAACTCCAAGGCCGACCCAAGGCATTTTCACCCCGTTATGCAAGGTGGCACAATCTTGCAGACCGTTCATATCCTCTCCTCCTCGAGCGTCATTATAGTTTCATTATGGGAAAAGAGGGAAAGAAAATCAAAATATATGCTTGCTATCCTTTCTCACTTTTCCACGTCCTTCTTGTTCTTTGCTTTAGGGGAAAATCAACGAAAAAACGAGGGGAAACGTTCCCCTCGCGCTATCATTGCATCCTTTTTCATCCACTCGGCAATTGGCGGCGTGCGGCGCCTTTCCTGACACAGCCAGAAACGTGCGGACGGAAAAGCTGTCAATTGGACTTGCAGAGCGCTCCTGCCACTTATTTGGCCACGCTCACCGAGGAGCGCTCCACTTCAGCTTCGTTCGGATGAAACTCGTTTTCCATTTTCGAAACAACCACCGTCGCTACAGCATTGCCGATAATATTCGTAATCGCCCGCGCTTCCGACATGAAGCGGTCAACCCCAAGGAGCAAGGCGATGCCTTCAACCGGAATCATCGGGAACGCCGCCAAAGTCGCTGCCAACGTAATGAATCCCGAACCGGTAACCCCCGCTGCCCCTTTCGAGGTGAGCATTAAGACGCCAAGTAACGTCAACTCTTGCCAAATGGTTAAATCAATACCGTACGCTTGGGCGATGAAAATAGCTGCCATCGACAAGTAAATCGATGTGCCGTCTAGGTTGAACGAATATCCTGTCGGAACGACAAGACCGACAACCGATTTGGAGCACCCATATTTTTCGAGCCGCTCCATCAGCCGCGGCAGCGCTGATTCAGACGAAGAGGTGCCCAAAACAAGCAACAATTCCTCTTTAATATAAGCAAGAAACTGAAAAATGTTGAATCCGTAAAACTTGGCAATCCCGCCAAGCACGACGAAAATGAAGAGGGCCATCGTAATGTAAACAGACCCCATCAATTTGCCGAGCGACACGAGCGAACCAAGGCCGAACGTGCCGATCGTGTACGCCATCGCGCCGAACGCAGCGATCGGCGACACCTTCATCACCATGTTGACGACGCCGAAAAAAATTTCCGCCAGTCGTTCAAATAAGGAAATCACTGGTTTTGCTTTTTCCCCAAGCGCGGCAGCCGCTAAGCCGAACAACACAGCGAAGAAGAGCACCGGAAGCAGTTGGCCGCTCGCCATCGCGGCAACGACGTTGTCGGGAATGATGCTTAAGATGAAATCAACAAAACTGTGGCTGGTTTCTGCTGCTTGTTTTGTGTATTGCGAAATGTCGCCGCCTTTTACTGCATCGGTATGAAATCCGACCCCTGGTTTCACAAGGTTGACGACGACAATCCCGATCGCCAACGCAAACGTCGTTACAATTTCAAAATAAATAAGCGCCTTGCCGCCGATGCGGCCGACCTTTTTCAAATCGCCCATGTTGCCGATTCCGATGACGACGGTGAAGAAAATGATCGGGGCGATCACCATTTTAATCAGCTTAATAAATCCGTCTGCTAATACTTTTAATTTCGCGCCAAATTCCGGAAATACAAATCCGACGATAATCCCCAAAATGATGCCGATGATGACTTGTACCGTCAAGTTTTTCAGCTTTCCCCGCATTTCTCCCACTCCTTTCAATGTATTGACAACGCTTTCAATACTATCATAAAGAAAAATCATTGAAATCAAAATATTATGGTGATAATGGTCGTTTTGGTCTTTTTGGTCTTAACGCTCGCATGGGTGTTTCCCTTAAACGCCCCTTCCGCCTGCACCAAAGGCGCAGCGGGGAGAGAGTCTTGGAAACATCCGTCCCGCGACAAACTGTCAGCAAAGCTCTCCCCATGCGTCCGACGATTCAGCCGCTTTACAAAGACCACTGATTCATTTCCTGCCTGCGCTGATTGCGTGGAAATGAGGGCTTTCTTAGCTGGAGATGATCAAAAGAGGCTGATTCAAAAATTTGGTGAAGGAAAGTTACGCATTTATACGTTGATAAGAAAAGGGCGTCCCGTTATTTTTCGGACCCCCTCATTCACACGATTGTTTCACTTCATTCAACAGCTTGGAACCAAACTGCCGCGTAAATTCCTCATACAGCGGCGTAAACGTTTGCTTCCATTTCTTTTTGTCCATTTCCGACAACATGTACAGATGGACCCCACCCCGCCGTTCAAGCTGCCTAAGCTCCTGTTCGTTTTGTTCCGTTGACTGTTTCCAATTCCAATGCGTCGCTTCAGCCATGGCTTCCTCAATGCTTCGTTGGATATCTTTCGGAAGATGATCCCAAAACGATTGGTTCATCATGACGACATAACCGAGATACCCGTGGTCGCTGATCGTAATATACGGTTGGAATTTGTAAAACCCTTTCGAATAAATATTGGAAATCGTATTTTCCTGTCCGTCAAACTTATGCTGTTCAAGCTCCTGATAAACACGGTCAAATGAAACGGCAACCGGTTCACCGCCAAGCAAACGAAACTGCTTTTCGATCACTTCGCTTGGCATAATGCGAAAGCGCAAGCCTCGAAAATCGTCCGGTTTAATCAACGGGCGGTTCGTGCCCATCATTTGCTTAAACCCGTTGCTCCAAAACGCCAACCCTTTAATCCCTTTCGCCTCGAGCATCTGAAGCAGCTCAACTCCCACCTTGCCGGTAAGCACGCAGCGAACATGTTCATCATCGCGGAACAAAAATGGCAAATCGAGCACTTGCCACTCAGGGATCAACTCCGTCACTTTCGAAAACGATGGCGCGATCATTTGCACGTCGCCGCGCAGCAGTGCATCAAGCTCTTCCCCATCCGAATAAAGCGAGCCGTTTGGGAACACTTCGACTTTGACGCGGCCGTTTGTTTTTTGCTCAACGAGTTCGGCAAACTTTTGCGCCGCCAGCCCTTTTGGCGTATTCTCTGCTACCACATGGCTGAAATAAATAATGATTTGCTTTTTCAACCCCTTTTGCTCGTCGTCATAAACCAGTGGTTCATGTCCCAGTTGACGGCTCGCTGCCCAGCCGATCAGACCGAAGCCGACAAACAAAAGGATTGCCCATGGTCTCCATCTTTTCCCCATTGTTCACACCGTTCTTTCATCCATCCTATTGCTAAAATGGCACTTCAGCACAATGCTCCCCGCCGACTCGAATCATTGGAGCAAAAAAGCAGCTGGAGCTCACGGATTCGGTTTGAGAGCAGCAATCGCCACGCCTTACGTATGCCCCATCTGCGATGCTGGCGGGAAGAATATTTGTTCCCCACCGCCATTTTACACCTTTCGTTTCTTCCTATTCAAGAAGATTTGGTATAATGAAAAAAACATTGATTCATTCCTTTCCCATTCATATGGCATGACCAACAGCCATCACGACTGACAAAAAGGAGTTCCGCCATGAGCCGGCTGCCGATTCGCTGGAAAATTACGATTTTGATTTTCACCATCGTCAGCTTTTCCCTGTTGCTGAGCGGTGTATTCATCATCAGCGACTTTTTCCATACAAAGGAGGAGGAACTCAGCCAGCGTGCCTTATTGACCGCGCGCACCGTCTCCGAGCTGCCTGAAATCAGGAGCCATATTGTCGGAAACAAACAAAGCCGGGCGCTGATCAATCCGGTCGTCGAACGAGTGCGCGTCATTCACAACGCCGACTATATCGTCGTTCTCGATATGAACAAAGTGCGCCTCTCCCATCCGCTTCCGGCGATGATCGGCACGATCTCCCACGGCGCTGATGAAGGGCCGGCGTTTGCCGAACATACGTACACTTCCAAAGCCCGTGGGGAAATCGGTACAGTCGTTCGCGCCTTCGTTCCAATTATGAACAGCCATCACGAACAAATTGGCGTCGTCATCGCCGCCTACCGGCTGCCAACGTTTTTTGAAGCCATTGATTCTTTGAAAGAAGAAGCTGCCGTAGCGGTTGTTTTGTCGCTCGTTGTCGGTGGAATTGGTGCATGGCTGCTGGCCTCTCATATCAAGCGGCAAATGTTTGAGTTGGAACCACATGAGATCGCCAAGCTGCTGATCGAACGGACGGAAGCGTTTAACGCCATGCACGAAGGTGTCATCGCCATTGACAGCAATGAAAAAATTACCATTTTCAATGACCGGGCAAAACAAATGCTCGGCGTCAAAGGGGATGTCATCGGCCGTTCGATCCGCTCCATCATTCCGGACACACACCTTCCGGAAATCTTGGAAGTAAACAAACCGATTTACAATAAGGAGCTGCAGATCGGCAACTTAACAATTTGGAGCAACCGCATTCCGATCAAAGTCAACGGAAAAACGGTCGGCGCCATCGCCATTTTCCAAGACCGCACGGAAGTGAAACGACTGGCTGAAGAACTGACGGGCGTAAAGGCGTTTGTCCATGCCTTGCGCGTGCAAAATCATGAATACATGAACAAGCTTCACACGATCGCTGGCCTTATTCAGCTCGGCCACATCGAAAAAGCGCTCGAGTACGTGTTTCAAGTTACAGAGGAACAAGCAGAACTGACGCAGTTTTTAAGCCGCAACATTAAGGACGAAAGCATTTCCGGGTTGCTCTTAAGCAAAATCCGCCGCGGCAAGGAGCTCGGCATTCGCGTGACGATCGACCGACATAGCCGGCTGCACCGCTTTCCGCCGCATCTCGATCACCATGATTTCGTTGTTCTCCTTGGCAATTTAATTGAAAACGCCTTCGACGCGTTCCGTGATGTAACCGACCGAGAAAAAGAAATTTACATCAGCATCGAACAAAACGAAGACCTTTGTTCCCTCTCGGTCGAAGACAACGGCCAAGGCATTGCCCGCGAGCATATTGACCGCATTTTTGATGAAGGTTTTTCGACCAAAGGGGAGAACGGACGAGGCATCGGCTTGTATTTGGTGAAGCAAATTGTGGAAAAGGGAAACGGGCGCATCGATGTGCAGTCGGAAGAAGGAAAAGGAACGGTGTTTACTGTTACCTTTGACATGTGATCCCCATTCATGCAACGGCGGCCGCGAAAGTCCCCCACCGAGACGAAGGAGGAACAGGCTATGTATCGCGTGTTGTTGATCGAAGACGACCCGATGGTGCAAGAAGTAAATCGGCAAATGATTGAACAAATAGACGGTTTTACCGTCATCGGCCTCGCTCGAAACGGTGAAGAAGGACTCCGCCTCATTCAAGAGCTCCGTCCGGATTTAGCGATGGTTGATATTTACATGCCGCAGTTAGACGGCCTTGAAACATTAAAACAAATCCGCGCCCACGGCCATGAAGTTGATATCATCGCCATTACCGCGGCAAGCGACATTGAAACGGTGCGCCGCGTCCTGCAAAACGGCGCATTCGATTACATTGTGAAACCGTTTAAATTTGAACGGCTCAAACAGGCGTTGGAGCATTATCGGACGTTCCGCCGGTCGCTTGCGGAAAAGGAATCGCTCACCCAGGTGGAACTCGATGCCCTAAGGCGGGCGACTGAACAACCGGCCGGACCGTCCTCCGAGCTTCCGAAAGGACTGAATGAGGTAACATTGGAAAAAGTGATCGCCTATTTACGCCAACACCGCTTCCCCGTTTCCGCTGAGGAAGTGGCCGAAGGAGTCGGCATCGCCCGCGTTACCGCCCGCCGCTATTTAGAGTACCTTGAGAAAACAGGGGAAGTCGTGCTCGATGTTCAATACGGCGGCGTCGGACGC
Protein-coding regions in this window:
- a CDS encoding RluA family pseudouridine synthase, with amino-acid sequence MWTRKGDWLECIIPSWWSGLTIEQLLKDVWAASKKLAHRWRMEHGVKLNGQAVPWKTVLNERDRLQLYAYEPEPSFIVPEYRELSILWEDDHLLVLNKEAGIDIHPSEPGQTGTLANAVAFYLQSQAILTKVRHIHRLDHDTSGAILFAKHPLAGATLDRMLAHRAIKRTYVALVHGRLSPKSGTISAPIGRDRHHPTRRRVSKTGAKAVTHYRVIKTFSSTSLVELSLETGRTHQIRVHLAHLGHPLVGDVLYGGKPVFHRHALHAAKLTFRHPFTNEEVICLAPTSDFPTDLSRIYH
- a CDS encoding hemolysin family protein; this encodes MDIASLLLVAFLIACTAFFVASEFAIVKVRSSRIDQLVNEGNRRAVAAKKVISNLDGYLSANQLGITLTSLGLGWLGEPTVARMLLPLFERLHLSESVSHFLAFIISFSLITFLHVVVGELAPKTFAIHKAEAITLFTAQPLIWFYKIMYPFIWTLNNSARLVTRLFGLRPVSEHEIAHSEEELRLILSESYKSGEINQSEYRYVNNIFRFDDRIAKEIMVPRKEIVALDINKSVKENMDIIREEKYTRYPVIDGDKDHVLGLINVKEVFTDFIANPSNEKQMKDYIRPIIQVIESIAIHDLLVKMQKERIHMAILVDEYGGTSGLVTVEDILEEIVGEIQDEFDIDETPLIQKMDDDRFVLDGKVLISEVNDLLGLDIDDDDVDTIGGWILTKHYDIKPGESVEIDGYLFTVKEMDGHHVKSLEVAKKELSKEEEAAGVEEEGLRL
- a CDS encoding thioredoxin family protein, producing the protein MKKLLTFGGIIIALFAAIAFVTSYEQNEAAKGNPYHKNKLHPATIAQLDDPNYRNIILPAELKQQLAEKKTLTVYFYSPTCPHCQRTTPIVVPLAKELGIDLKLFNLLEFEDGWDAYHIEATPTIVYYENGKERKRIEGYHDEQAFRNWFSSLHSDK
- a CDS encoding dicarboxylate/amino acid:cation symporter gives rise to the protein MRGKLKNLTVQVIIGIILGIIVGFVFPEFGAKLKVLADGFIKLIKMVIAPIIFFTVVIGIGNMGDLKKVGRIGGKALIYFEIVTTFALAIGIVVVNLVKPGVGFHTDAVKGGDISQYTKQAAETSHSFVDFILSIIPDNVVAAMASGQLLPVLFFAVLFGLAAAALGEKAKPVISLFERLAEIFFGVVNMVMKVSPIAAFGAMAYTIGTFGLGSLVSLGKLMGSVYITMALFIFVVLGGIAKFYGFNIFQFLAYIKEELLLVLGTSSSESALPRLMERLEKYGCSKSVVGLVVPTGYSFNLDGTSIYLSMAAIFIAQAYGIDLTIWQELTLLGVLMLTSKGAAGVTGSGFITLAATLAAFPMIPVEGIALLLGVDRFMSEARAITNIIGNAVATVVVSKMENEFHPNEAEVERSSVSVAK
- a CDS encoding ATP-binding protein; protein product: MSRLPIRWKITILIFTIVSFSLLLSGVFIISDFFHTKEEELSQRALLTARTVSELPEIRSHIVGNKQSRALINPVVERVRVIHNADYIVVLDMNKVRLSHPLPAMIGTISHGADEGPAFAEHTYTSKARGEIGTVVRAFVPIMNSHHEQIGVVIAAYRLPTFFEAIDSLKEEAAVAVVLSLVVGGIGAWLLASHIKRQMFELEPHEIAKLLIERTEAFNAMHEGVIAIDSNEKITIFNDRAKQMLGVKGDVIGRSIRSIIPDTHLPEILEVNKPIYNKELQIGNLTIWSNRIPIKVNGKTVGAIAIFQDRTEVKRLAEELTGVKAFVHALRVQNHEYMNKLHTIAGLIQLGHIEKALEYVFQVTEEQAELTQFLSRNIKDESISGLLLSKIRRGKELGIRVTIDRHSRLHRFPPHLDHHDFVVLLGNLIENAFDAFRDVTDREKEIYISIEQNEDLCSLSVEDNGQGIAREHIDRIFDEGFSTKGENGRGIGLYLVKQIVEKGNGRIDVQSEEGKGTVFTVTFDM
- a CDS encoding disulfide oxidoreductase, translated to MEQEKRAEHLLLAAWATALIATLGSLYFSEVLGYIPCDLCWFQRIFMYPQVIILGIAIVCKDAAAARYSFTLSLIGGGISLYHYGLQKIPLLQEYAISCGRIPCTGQYINWLGFITIPFLALTAFMIIMLLSWTIMRQQRKGSEH
- a CDS encoding aldo/keto reductase; the protein is MNGLQDCATLHNGVKMPWVGLGVYKVKEGEEVRSAVRTALEVGYRHVDTAAFYENEEGVGQAIRESGIPREQVFVTTKVWNTDQGYETTLKAFDKSLKKLGFDYVDLYLVHWPVKGKYKETYKALEKLYKDGYVRAIGVSNFQIHHLQDVLADCEIKPMVNQVEYHPRLTQKELHAFCQENGIQLEAWSPLMRGEILNEPTIVDIGRKYGKTPAQVVLRWDLQHRVVTIPKSVTPARIKENADLFDFSLTDEEMKQIDALNLNKRVGPDPDNFNF
- a CDS encoding TRAP transporter substrate-binding protein yields the protein MGKRWRPWAILLFVGFGLIGWAASRQLGHEPLVYDDEQKGLKKQIIIYFSHVVAENTPKGLAAQKFAELVEQKTNGRVKVEVFPNGSLYSDGEELDALLRGDVQMIAPSFSKVTELIPEWQVLDLPFLFRDDEHVRCVLTGKVGVELLQMLEAKGIKGLAFWSNGFKQMMGTNRPLIKPDDFRGLRFRIMPSEVIEKQFRLLGGEPVAVSFDRVYQELEQHKFDGQENTISNIYSKGFYKFQPYITISDHGYLGYVVMMNQSFWDHLPKDIQRSIEEAMAEATHWNWKQSTEQNEQELRQLERRGGVHLYMLSEMDKKKWKQTFTPLYEEFTRQFGSKLLNEVKQSCE
- a CDS encoding YhcU family protein produces the protein MKMMYAATPEQEHYMQYLLNYFYTDVFPYYFDDEQIRQFEEWGILSLDHEHVKYNGTMKEAFQIISALQSLITVIEYIGEHGDLEQYEWLFVRNQKILARHGIAFPFHAKQFTCRRLWPCSVYAPATSQWVI
- a CDS encoding zinc metallopeptidase translates to MLFHPMDIFIFIAFLISLWAQWKVSSNFNAWSEVPASSGLTGAEVARMILDRHGLHHVPVEVVPGRLSDHYDPISRTVRLSEPVFYGRSIASISVAAHEVGHAVQHQQGYAALVLRHRMFPVVNLASGVAPFLLLVGFLLHQFSLIGLGILFFSLAVAFQVITLPVEFNASARAKRFMLAEGIIAPNETRGVNKVLGAAALTYVAATLIAVFELLKYVLIFTQGNNNEES